The nucleotide sequence tggaacggagggagtaactaACATGAAAGTTCTTCAGCACAACTCCATTTCAAAACTAAGGCCAGATTCTCACATAGTTAAAAGATACAATAACTTTGAAGTAATTTACTGCAAAATGTATTGGAAAACAGACAGCagatacaaaggatcacaaagtagTATGCCCCAACAATTTCCCAACTGCGAACAAAGACAACGAAAAAATGATTTCACAAGTACAGGAGTTAAGATAAATGGCAACAGAACCACAATGTTCAAGAAGGCGCTAGGCGGTCTCTAGGCGGTGACCCACCGCCTAGAGCCTAGGCCAGCCTAGGCGTTCGCAAGGCGTTAgtatatacacacatatatgtttaaaaaagaaaaagaaaagaggagATAAGTGAACTTCACTGAAGAGAAAGGCCCATAAACAGTAAACGGCCCAAAGCCCAAGTCCCCCAACACCTTATTGGCTTATCCCTTCCTCCTCTGCTCGGTCTCCCACATGGCCACCGCACACGCATACGCATAtagccgccgtcgccgtcgccgctggTTCCTCTCCCGCATCTCTCTCTATGTCTCCTCTGGTCGGCGCGCCGCCCGCACACGCACGCCGCCCGCCGCTCCTCGCCCCCACCGGAGACCTCCGCCCGCCGTCCGCCGGTCCTCCCCCACCGGTGACCTCCGCTCGCGGCACGGCTTCCTCCCTCATGCAATGCGGCTCTGGGTTTGGGTGGACGTCACCTATCCCTCCGCCTACCCCCTTAGGCGAGGCGGCACCCCTCCGCCCAGCGGCCTGGGCGAGTGCCTAGGAGCGCCTTTTTGAGCATTGCAAAACCATGAAGCAAATAACATGATATTTATAAAAGGACTAATTCTTTAGTTACACCTACAGATTCCACCAGCATATGCACCTTCAACTTTCAAGTATTGAGCTAGTACTCCCACCTATATGATAGTTATGTTTTTTCCCAGCTGTTTGCAAAAGAAAATATAAGGAGAATCTTATTTGCCTATTGTCTTAGCCCCCAAATAAATGATTTAAGACCCAAAGCAGAGAACACGTGAGTTTCAATTATCACAGATCGTTCTCTTAAAACCATGATCCTTCTAGCAATCAAACCATATCAACATGTGCAAGCAGATGTATGCTGAACAAACTGCCACGGACATTATTTTGCGCTATAATCACAGGTGCATATTGATGGCAACTGGCAAGATACAGATACACAAGCAACAAATTTTGTATTAAGCAAGGAGTGTTAAAGATGGATAAAACAACTTACAAGCTGTGTTGACTCGCGGACAAGGGCATTTTCTGTATAAAGAAAGAGTGATCTCTGTTGTTGAGATAGTTCGAACTCCATTCCCACAGCTCGCTTTGAGTTATATCCGGCTACATTGGCAGCATATTCACCTCCTCTACTTTTTTCCTCCAACAACCTGGCAAACTTGATGTTTTTCTTCAATACTAAGGAATCGGCACAGATGAATTGACATCAGTAAAATGTAGCCACATAAATAAATCAGAAGTAATTAGTTACTTATATATCATCTTATGAATAAGATAAAAGGAGTTGAATTTGCAGTCATACCAGAAAGCCGGCTTCTTGCATCCTGATAATGGAGATCCATCCACATAAAAGCAGCTATTTCGGGGACAAGGAAATGAAGGTAAGATATATGTTTGCATGCCATCATGCTGACATAAGCAAATGCATCAGAAATGAAGAAATGAATGTGAACATACCCTTAAGACAGAAAGAACAAGCACAAGATTTTGTGGCGACAGCTTCTTCCAAACCCCCAGTTCTCATAGAAGCATGCTGAACACTAGAACTTGGCATGTCACCACCTGCCGTAGCATCCAATGAAGACAGAGGCTTCTGATTTCCTGATGACCCAACTATCTCCTCCTGAGTCAAGCAATCGCCGTCATTTGTTGATGTTTTATTAGCTAGCTCTGAGCTGCAAAAATGGCGTGGCAGTTCACCATTCatctcatcattatcttcatcatcatagTCACCTTCAGATTCCAGCGAAGAATCCTGCTCCTTATCACTGAGATTAAATGAATCGATTGATGCATAATGGTTCTTCAAGTCACTGGCCTCCTTGGATAACAGCCCAGCTGCTTCAGCAGCCATGTGTTGAACCCTAGTGTTCTGAAAGATAGAAGGCCTTTCGAAATTCTCTTTGGCAACACCATCAAACAAATGCCCAAATACAATCCCCTTCCCTCTACTGCTGGTTTTTGCATTTTCATCAAACCCTTTCCCAGTCGCAGTGTCCTTTTCAATCCGTCTGATCTTTATCCCACCCGTACTCTTCTCCAGATCTGATGTGGCTGGTCGCTTGCAAAGGACATTTGTCAAGTCCCCAAGCGCGCGTCGACCACTACCATGAGTGTTTTCCGCCATTGCTAGGTCCAGACCCTCACCAATCAGCTATATTGACAGCACCAAAAAAAAAACTCTGGCCTCAAATGCCTGGTCAATCCACAGACATAAAACGTAATAAGCAACATGTACACCTTGTGTTGAGCAGTTGAGGTAACGGCAAAAGTGAAATTCCAAGCTGGATAGTGTAGGCCAAACAAATAGCTAGGTTTTGCTCATAAAAAAACAACACAACTGGATCTGGCCAATGCAGGAGGGAAATCGAGTACCTGCGCGGGGTGCTAATTGAACTTTTTGGGCAAATCCAAGCCCTTCTGAAGCAGACAATGCAAGCCACAAACGAACAGATAGAAAATCCAAGGATCTCTAAGACGTAATCCTCCCAATCTCACTCAAAGATCAAAATGCGAAGTCGATGTTGTTAAATCAAGGTCATAGCACCGTAACAAAATGAGTACCCTTATGCCTAAGGCTAAAATTCAGAGCGAAAGAAGTCACGGATCCACAACTCTTGCGCAGAGacgccgcgaccgcgactacaatcTACCCAGGGGAGGGGTGAGGGGGCGCGGGCAGCGACAAACCCGGCGGCTACCGGGGACAAATCAAGCGTTCCAGCCTTCCAAGCGTGCCAAGACATGAAACCTAGCAGGATCCTCTCCCTCCTCACGCGCGTGGACTGTGGACTCGGCAGCCGGAAAGGAAAGCGCAAGTGAGGCGGTGCGGTGGGCGACGGAAGGGAGGGGGGGTAGGGTTTGGAGCACGAACCTCGCCGCAAGACGCCCCCGCCTCTCCCAGGTCGCCGCCCGCGGGAGCCGGGGAGCGAGGTGCACGCCACGGAGGATGGGAGCGCGGGTTTGGGGAGGAAAAGAGCGAGGGGTGGGAGCGTCGGGTTTTGTTGGTGGAGCCAGCAAAAATGGAGGCGGAAACTGGAGCGGGCGACCTGAGCGAGCCGAGACCGAGAGCACCCCACCCGCGCCCCAGCGCTGCGCGCGCTCGCATTCAGAAATTCAGGGCAGGGGACGCCgcagccgcgcccg is from Miscanthus floridulus cultivar M001 chromosome 7, ASM1932011v1, whole genome shotgun sequence and encodes:
- the LOC136467764 gene encoding uncharacterized protein isoform X1: MRARAALGRGWGALGLGSLRSPAPVSASIFAGSTNKTRRSHPSLFSSPNPRSHPPWRAPRSPAPAGGDLGEAGASCGELIGEGLDLAMAENTHGSGRRALGDLTNVLCKRPATSDLEKSTGGIKIRRIEKDTATGKGFDENAKTSSRGKGIVFGHLFDGVAKENFERPSIFQNTRVQHMAAEAAGLLSKEASDLKNHYASIDSFNLSDKEQDSSLESEGDYDDEDNDEMNGELPRHFCSSELANKTSTNDGDCLTQEEIVGSSGNQKPLSSLDATAGGDMPSSSVQHASMRTGGLEEAVATKSCACSFCLKAAFMWMDLHYQDARSRLSVLKKNIKFARLLEEKSRGGEYAANVAGYNSKRAVGMEFELSQQQRSLFLYTENALVRESTQLHSTFVKLKELRESCKTNLETISKSSMRK
- the LOC136467764 gene encoding uncharacterized protein isoform X2; this translates as MAENTHGSGRRALGDLTNVLCKRPATSDLEKSTGGIKIRRIEKDTATGKGFDENAKTSSRGKGIVFGHLFDGVAKENFERPSIFQNTRVQHMAAEAAGLLSKEASDLKNHYASIDSFNLSDKEQDSSLESEGDYDDEDNDEMNGELPRHFCSSELANKTSTNDGDCLTQEEIVGSSGNQKPLSSLDATAGGDMPSSSVQHASMRTGGLEEAVATKSCACSFCLKAAFMWMDLHYQDARSRLSVLKKNIKFARLLEEKSRGGEYAANVAGYNSKRAVGMEFELSQQQRSLFLYTENALVRESTQLHSTFVKLKELRESCKTNLETISKSSMRK